The genomic stretch GCTCCTCTTGCGAGGCTTCACGCTGTGGTTGCCGCTGCCCATCGGCGTGGTGCTCCTGCACCGGATGTTGGGGGTCCGACTGCACGAGGTGATGGGCCACGGCGACGCGGAGTCCGCCTCCCAGGCGGGGTCCGGGCGCGCGTGAGGCGCGGGAACGCTTTGGCTTGGCTTTCGCGGCGCGGGACTGGAGGATGCGCGCGCCCGAGCGGGCACTCCCATGGAAAAGCGCACCGACTGGTATGAGCACCCGGCGTACTACGAAGCCATCTTCGGCACGGACACGGTGCGCGAGGTGGACTTCCTCGAGGCGCTCAGCGCGCGTCACGGCACCGGGGGTTCGTTGTGGCTGGAGCCCGCCTGCGGCGCGGGGCGGCTCGTGGCCGAGGCCGCGAAGCGCGGCAAGCGGGTGGTGGGCTACGACATCTCGGAGGCGATGCTCGCCCACGCGAAGAAGCGCCTGACGCCCGCGCAGCGTCGGCGCGTGACGCTGGCCCAGTCCCGCATGGAGGCGTTCTTCGAGCCCTCGCTGGAGGGCTCGGTGGACGTGGCCCACAACCTGGTCTCCACCTTCCGCTACCTGGACAGCGAGGCCGCGGCCCTGGCGCACCTGGAGGGCACCCGGCGGCTGCTCAAGCCGGAGGGACTCTACGTGCTGGGGTTCCACCTGACGGACTATGCGCGCACTTCACCGGAGCACGAGCGGTGGGTGGGGCGCGTGGGGAAGGACTCCGTCGTCTGCAACACGCACGAGGGCCTCCCCGAGCGTCGCGCGCGCCGCTCGCCCATGCGCAACCGGCTGCGCGTCTCGGGCCCGGGCAAGGACTGGCTCATCGAGACGACGTGGTACTTCCGCACGTACAGCGCGCCCCAGGCCCAGAAGCTGTTCCGCGCGGCGGGGTTGGACGTCGTGGCGACGTACGACTTCGACTACGACCTCGAGTCCCCCGTGCCGCGCAACAGCCTCCGGCTCGACCGCGTCTTCGTCCTGCGGCCCTCGGCGGGGGGCCGCGCGAAGGCTTCCGCGCGCCGTGGCGCGACGGCGCGGGCGCGGAAGTCGACGCGGACGAAGAAGGCCTGAGCGGGCCCGGGGTTCAGGGCCGCTGTCCCGCCTGGGTGAGCACGTAGGTCAGCTCGCGCAGCGCCGCGCGACGCATGGCGTCCAGGCCGGAGAAGCCGTGGTCGAGCGCCGCCCGGTCGAGGTCCGAGGGGACCAGCCGGCCGTGGTGCTCCTCGAAGTACCAGGCCCAGAGGGCGGGCTCGGTGATGCCCGCGTCCTCCAGGCGCGGCGCGCTCAGCCCCACCGCGGCGAGGACCTGCTCCTTGTCCCGGGCCCGGCGCACCAGCTCCGCGTACTCGCCCGTCAGGCGCAGGTGGTCCGCGAGGTGGCGCAGGACGTCCGGGGCGAAGAGGGTCTCCACCCAGCGCACGTGGGACTCGTCGCGCAGCAGTCGGGAGAGGTCGTCCACGTGCTGCGCTTGCTTCCACTGCTCGAAGTCGCTGGCGGAGAGCTGGTGCTGGTGACGGAGCGCGTCCTCGGTGGCGCGCAGCTCCTCGGCATCCGGTTCTCGGCCCACGCGCCGGGCCTCCTCCACCGCGAGCGCGCGCGCCATGCTCGCCCTGCGCGCCTCCGGCATCCGCCCTCGGAGCCGGAGCTCGTCGAGCAGGGCCTCGGGAGGGAGCCCCTCCAGGGTATGGCCGGGGTCTCCTCGCAGGGGGACGCGGTCGGCCCTGCGCCGCGCCTCCTCCCAGGCATCCGTGTGCTGGAACGAGAAGCGCGTCTGCTTCGGCGCGAGCCCCTCCGCCAGCCGGATCCGCATCGTCTCGAGCAGCGCCCTCGCGTCCGCGCGCTTGACGTCCACGCGCCCCGTGGGGAGCCAGGCCCCCAGCGACTCCAGCTCGGGCGCCGGCGCGCCCGCGCTCGCGCCGAGCGCCAGCACCTTCGGCCAGGAGCGGTCGACGTAGAAGAGGCCCTTGGCCACGCGCTCCAGGGCGGCGCGGGTGCCCTCGCCGACGACGCCCGCGTCGCGGGCCGCCGCGAGCGTGGCGCGCAGGTTCACCATCGCTTCGGACAGGGGGCGCCAGCCGTCCTCGGCGCCGGCGTGGGCCACCGCGACCTCGTCGTCGTCCTCCAGGTCGCCGCGATGGAAGGCCTGGTAGATGGCGCCCACGCCCTCCATGCCGAAGGACGCCAGCTCCGCGGCGCGCAGCGCGCCCATGCTGGAGGCGCCGAAGACATGGATGCCCTCGGAGAGGGCCCAGAGGATCTCCTTGTGCCAGACGGCGGGCACGTGCTCGAAGAAGCCGTCGATGATGCCGATGGCCGCCGGCCTCTCTCTCGCGGCGCGGTACACGTCGCCCTGCTGCGCGGGCGGGAGGAACTCCACGCCGGGCAAGAGCACCCGGTCCTCGGCGCGCAGCGTGGGGCCCGCGAAGACGAAGGCCCTCATGTCGCCTGCTCCTGGAGGACGCGCCTGGCGCGAGGCCCCGGCAGGTAGCCGGGCGCCTCGTGCGTGGACTCCAGGCCGGGGACCACCACGCGCACCACGGGGATGCCCAGCTCTGGCTTGGTGAGGTCCACCGCCACCACCTGCCCCAGGCCCGCCTCGCGCAGCCGCGACAGCACCCAGCCCAGGTCGTCCTCCAGCGTGTCTCCGTCGTGGGTCGGCGCCCCGCGGAAGCAGCGCGCGGGGGGCTCCTCGCGCAGGCGCGCGCGCAGCCGCTCCGCGACGACGCCCTCGCGCGCCTGCTCATAGGCCTTGCGGTGCAGGTCGTCACGCGCGCCGCTGATGCGCGTCAGCCGGCTCTGCGCCGCCTCCGTCAACGCGCGCAGCAGGGCCACCTCGCGGGAGGGATGACAGCCCATGCCCGACGCGACGGCGACGGGCCGCAGCGGCTCCGGCTCGGTGTCGACGATGGAGCAGGTGAACGCGGGGACGCCCACGTCCGTGGTCGTCTCCCAGACGCCCACCGACACTCCCGCGCGCGCATAGGTCTCCAGCACCGACCGGCACGCCGCGTCGTCCACGCTGCCCAGGTCCAGGCGGGTGGCGGCCTGCTCCCGGGGTCCGCGCGCGAACCAGAGCGCGGTGGAGTCGCGCTCCACGACCTCGCACAGGCCATGGAGCGTGGCCTCGAGGACGTGGTTGCCGGAGGCGAGCCCGTTGCTGCTCATCAGGAAGGCGCCGCTGCCGGTGGGCAGTGGCAGCGAGAAGTCCGTGTGGACCAGGTCGAAGGGGAGCCACAGGGGGCCCGCGCCCATCAGGTCCATGCCCTCCACCCACAACATCCGCCAGTTGGGATGGAACAGGCTCACCGACAGCCGGGGCAGGCCGGCCACGTCCACCGCCGGCGCGCGGTAACGCAGCTCGTTGTACGTGGCCAGCCTCAACGGCAGCGTGACGTGCTCGGCGTGATAGCCCTCCACGGACTCCATCAACCCGGACGCCTTCGCCGCCTCCAGCGTCAGCCCCTTGCCCTGGGACACGGCCAGCGAGCGCGAGTTGGGGCGCGTCACCATCACCACGGGGATGCCGACGGTGTCCAGGCCGGTGACGTTGGCGACGCGGGTGATGCCCATCACCGGCATGAGCGGGCGCACCCGCTCCAGCGTCTGGGCGGGGGACACGCAGCGGTGGGTGCCTTCGCGGAAGTGCTTGCGTGTCGCGGAGCCGGTGCCTCCGCCGGGGATGTCCGTGGGCGCGGCGCGCATCAGGACTCGCCGTTCGGACCCGGGGGCGTGGGGCCCTGGTGTCCGTGCTCGAGGCCCGACCTGGGGCTGTAGCTGAACAGGATGCTGTTGAGGTTGAGCAGGAAGCAGGTGATGGGCTCCGCCATGGGGCCTGGCACCGAGTTCTGGGGCCGCTTCGGCGAGGCCTTCCCCTGGTCGGGGAAGGGATTCGGCGGGATGTTGGCGACGACCGTCTCGTTCTTGAGGAGCGGGATGAGCGCGTCGTTCAGGCTCTTGGAGTCGGGGGTGAACCGCTCCGCCTTCATCCACGTCTCCGTCTTCACCCAGTAGACGTAGCCATCTGGCGCGTAGATGAGGATGTCGGACTCGTCCACGGTGATCGTGGACTTCGCCTCGATGGCGGGCAGGGGCCCTCCGGCCTCCTTGGGCCTGGCCACGAGCTTGACCGGCGCCGTCGACGGCCGCGCGCCCTTCACGGCGACGAACGAGGGGTTGGCCTGCTTGACGATTTCGATGACGTCCGGCTCGCCCTCCACGTGGAAGTCCAGCAGCGGCGTCACGTTCTCCGGCTTGCCAGGGTCGGTCAGGGGAATGCCCTGGACCTTGAACTGGGTCGTGAAGCCCTCGAGGATGTTGATCTGCGCCGGTTCGATGAAGAAGTACGAATAGGGGCCAGGCATGCGTCGTACCTCGTGGAGAGGCCCGGGGCCTGGAGCCCTGGGCCGGGGGAAGGTGCGGCGGTGCGTCTGTGATTGTCTAGGAATAGCCCAATCGCCGCGCCGCGTCTCTCGCGGCCAGCAGGTGCGCCCTCGCGTCCGGCGGCGACGTGGCCGCCACGTCGAGCGCGGCGGAGAGGGGCGCGGAGAGTTCGTCCGGCAGGCGCTGTTGGGGCGCCGCGAGCATCGCGCGCGCGTGTCCCAGCGCGGCGGTCACCTGCTCCGCCTCCAGCGCCACGGACAACAGGGGCCAGAGCGCCAGCCATTGAAAGGGATAGACGAGCGACAAGGGCTGCCACAGGCGCAGGGCCTCGGTGGCGGAGGCGTGCGCGGTGACGCGGTCTCCCGCGCGCAGGGCGACCCAGGCCAGGTTGGCGTGGGCCGCGCCCTGGTAGTCCGCCATCCCCGACACGGTGGCCAGCTCCAGGCCCTTCAGCGCCGTCTCGCGCGTCGCCTCCACGTGGCCTCGCAACCGGTGGATGACCGCCAGGTAGGCCAGGCCCCGCGTGCGCAGCGTCACGTCGCCCAGGCGCTCGGCGCCGCGCAGCGCCTCCTCCATCCACGCCTGGGCCTCCTCCAGGGCTCCGTGGAACAGCAGCACCATGGACACCACGCACCGGGCACCCGCGTGTTCCGCGTCCCCCTCTGACTCCAGCGCGGCCTGCGCGTAGGCCCGGGCGTGGGCCACGGTTTCGTGGGTGGCCTGATAGCGCTCGCTGCGAAGCTGCATCTGCACCAGCGAGTTGAAGAAGCGCGCGCGCTGCAGGGGTGTGCCGTGGGCGAGCATCACCGGCCGCACGCCCTCCACCAGGGCCTTCATCTCGTCGAGCTGCGCCAACCAGTAGTGCACGGTGATTCGCTCCCCCTGGAGCTGCACCCACTCCTGCCACCAGGCGGCCTCATGCTGTCCGGGGACGGCGGTGACGCTGTCGGGCGGCGGGCCCAGCTCGGCCCCCGCCTGGGCATAGACTCGCAGCGCTTCCTCGTTCTGATGGTGCGTCTGCAAGGACTTGCCTACCTTCCGCAGCACATGGGCTCGACGGACACGGGCGACCTGCGGAATCCGTGCCAGGGCCTCCGTGAAGGCGGCGCGCGCTTCGTCCTGGCGGCCGGAGAGCGCCAGGACCTCGCCCAGCCCCTCCCAGACGGTCTCGATGGCGAGGGTGGGCGCGTTCGACGGGGACGCGTCCGCGTTCAGCGAGGACGCCTCGGCCTCGCCCAGGGCGGCCTCGTAGAAGCCGATGGCGTCGCCGTTGGCGTAGGCGGCGCGGGCGGCCTCCGCGGCGCGAGCGAACCACACGCAGGCGCGAGAGGGGACCCCCGCCCGGGACCAGTGGTGGCCGAGGCTCGCGGCGAGCGGCGTGTGCCGCTGCGTCCCGTCGAGGCCCGCCTCCAGGCGTTGGGCGCAGCGGTGGTGCAGGGCGCTGCGCCGCGTCGGGGGGATGCGCGCATAGGCCACCTCGCGCAGCTTGTCGTGGACGAAGCGCAGGCGTCCGCCCCCGGCCTCCTCGAGCACCTGGCGTCGGCGCAGCTCCTCCACCGCCTCCAGGCTCGCGCTGTCCGGCAGCGCGGCGGTGGCCAGCAACAGCTCGCCGTCGACCTCGCGGCCCAGCACGGAGGCGGCCTCCGCCAGCGCGCGGCCGTCCGGCCCCAGGTCGGAGAGCCGCCGCTCGATGAGCTCGGCGACGCTGCCCGGCAGGGGCAGGGGACGCCCGCCGGCGGCGTCGCCCGCCGCGAAGAGCCACTCCCCGGAGCCGGCGCGGAACAGCAGGCCCGCGTCGATGGCGGCGCGCAGATACTCGGCGATGAAGAAGGGGTTGCCGCTCGTCTCGCGCACCAATGCGTCCACGAACGGCGTGGGCACCTCGCGCAGCGCGAGCATCCCGCGCACCATCTTCCCCGCGCTCGTCGCGTCCAGCCGGCCCACCTCCACGCGCACCGCGTCCGGCGCGCCGACCACCGAGCGCAGCGCCTCGCCCATCTCGTCCATCCGGTAGGTGCCCAGCAGCAGCACCGGCCGCGAGGACAGGTGCCGCGCGTCCAGCTCCTGGAGGAAGCTCACCGTCAGCTCGTCCGCCCACTGCAGGTCGTCGAGCACCAGCAACAGCGGCTGGTCCTCCGCGAGCGCGCGCAGCGTCTCCCGGAGCGCGGAGAGCACCCGGGCGCGCGCGTCGGGGGCTGGCAGCGGCGCGGGGGCGGGGTGCTCCGCCGCGCCCGGCAGCTGCGCGAGCGAAGGCTCGTAGGGCGCGAGCACGGGGCCCCGGGGCCCGAGCAGCCGCCGCGTCTCCTCCGCGCCCCGTTCGTTGCAGCGGTCCGCCACCGCGAGCAGGAGGGGCCGCAGCGGGTGCAGCGGCGCGGCGTGGACATCCGCGCCGCCCACGCCCAGGGGGATGCACTCGCCCGTCACCACCGCCATGCGTCGCCACGCGGCCTCCGACGCCAGCTCCAGCGCCAGCCGCGTCTTGCCCGCGCCGCTCTCTCCGCCGAGGAACACGCGGCCGCCCTGGCCGCGCTCCGCCGCGTCGAGCGCCGCCGTCAGCCGCCCCAATTCGCCGCCGCGCCCGGCCATGTCCGGCCGGTAGAGGTAGGCCGGCGTGCGCGGCGCGGCCTGGGCCGAGGGGACGGCGCCCTCCGCGCCGAGCGCCTCCAGCGCAGCGGCCACGTCCTCGGCGTACCCGGGGCGCTCCTGGGGCTTCTTGGCGAGCAGCCGCAGCACCAGCGCGTCCAGGCCCACGGGGATGCCCGCGACGCGCAGCGAGGGCGGCACGGGCGACAGGTGCAGGTGCTGGTGCGGCAGCGGGCCCTCTCGCCCGGGGACGAAGGGAGGCCTCCCGGTGAGCTGCTCGTAGAGCAGACACCCCAGGGCGTAGAGGTCCGCGCGGGCGTCCACGTAGTCGCCCCTCAGCTGCTCCGGCGCCATGTACGTGTCGCTGCCCACCACCGCGCCGCTCACGTCGAGCGTCTCGCGCCCTCGCGAGCCGCCGAAGCGCGCGGCGATGCCGAAGTCCATCAGCACCGGCGTGCCGTCCGGCCGCAGGAAGACGTTCTCCGGCTTGAGGTCCCGGTGGACGATGCCGTTGGCGTGCAGGAACCCCAGCGCCGAGCACAACCCCCGCGCCAGCGTCAGCGCCGCGCGCAGCCGCGCCTCCTTCAGGGGCTCCGTCGAAGGAGGCGGCGTGGCCTGCCGCAGCGTCTGCCCGCGCAACAGCTCCATCGCGTACCAGGGCAGCCCCGCCTCCACGCCCTCGTCGACGATGCGCACCACGCCCGGGTGCCTCAACCGCCGCAGCGCGTGGACCTCCCGCCGCAGGCTCGCCAGCGGCACCTCCGCCGCCGCGCGCACCGTCTTCACCGCCACCGCCTCGCCCGTGTCCGGGTGCCGCCCCCGGTAGACGACGCCCATGCCTCCCTGCCCGAGCACCTCGAGCAGCAGATAGGGGCCGAGCGTCGCGCCCACCTCGGGCAGCCCCGGAAGCCGTCCAGGCACCGCCGGAACGCTGCTGGCCTCCTTCGTCATAGGGCGGGCCAGCATACCGGTCCCCCCTGGCGGGTCCCATCTGCGTCTCGTCAGGACGCGACCGCGTCCCGCCAGGACGCAGGTTCGCGGGGTGGGACGGGGGTTGTTGGGGTAAACCCCTGAAATGACGAAAAAGGTGGTTCTGGCACGCTTCGCGCATGGGATTCGCGCGCGGCATCGCGGGACACCGGATGCCCAGCCGTCATGGAGGTTCGGGAACGCGGAAGGAGGGGCCGCTCCTTCCGCGTTCTTCATCTCCGCTACACTTGCCTCCCTCCGATGCGGCCCTGGCGGGTACTGTCGGATGGTTCCGGACGGAGGCGAGTGGATGCACGAGGAGATGCCGCAGCTCATGAGCGCGCTGCGGGGGGCGAAGGACTTCGAGACGGCGGCGGCCACCACCCTGAAGCGGATGCTGGCCGTGGCCCAGGAGGCGGTTGCGTCCAGTCGGTACGCAGCCCGCGCCCGGGTGCTCCGCGGAATCGTCCACCTGCGGCCCGGTGAGGCCTATCGCCGGCTGGCCGCGCTCGATGTGGGGGCGAAGGAGATTACGGAAGCCAATGTGGGGACGCCCTTCTTCACGTCGGCGACGGCGTGGCGGGCGGTGGTGGAGCACCGGTGCGCGGTGTCCATCGACGTGAACGTGGGCACGGTGCAGCCGCACGCGCCGGACGCGCCGGTGACGGGCGACCCGGGGCTGGCGGGCTTCCACAGCAACGAGAGCCGGCAGCGCTTCCTCGGGCGGCACGCCACGCACGTGTGCGTGCTGCCGCTGCGCACGCCGGGCGGCGGCATCGAGGGCATGATTTCGCTGGAGGCCGACTGCCTGGCGGCGATGGGGCAGGAGTTCGTCTGGCGCGACGCCGGCGAGCAGCTGCAGCTCCTGGCGGACGTGGCGGCGCCCTACCTGGCCGGGCTGCCCCAGCGGCCCGTGGCCACGCCGGAGGTGGACGAGTTCCTCCCGGTGGTGGGCCGCTCCATGGCGGAGCTGTTGCCCATCCTGCGCGTGTTCGCGCTCCAGGACGAGACCATCCTCATCAGCGGCGCGACGGGCGCGGGCAAGTCGCGGCTGGCGCGCTGGTGCCACGAGCGCTCCAACCGCCGCGGCAAGCCGTTCGAGACGCTGGACCTGGTGACGGTGCCGGAAGACCTCCAGATGGCGGAGCTCTTCGGTTGGAAGAAGGGCGCCTTCACGGGCGCCGTGCGCGACGCGCCGGGCAGCGTGGCGCGCGCGGACGGCGGCACGCTGTTCATCGACGAAATCGACAAGCTGTCGCTCAAGGCGCAGGCGGGCCTGCTGCACCTGCTGGAGTCACGCAGCTACCGCCCCCTGGGCGAGGGCACCGGCGAGCGGCAGGCGGACGTGCGCTTCATCATCGGCACCAACGCGGACCTGCACGCGGAGGTGCGGGCGGGGCGCTTCCGCGAGGACCTCTACTACCGCGTCAACGTGCTGCCCGTGCGCATGCCGGCCCTGCAGGAGCGGCAGGACGAAATCCCGCTGTGGGCCCAGTACATGGTGAACCGGCGCCACAAGGAGCGGGTGCCGGAGGGCTCCGCGCGCGTGACGCAGGACGCGGAGCGGCTCCTGGTGGGCAGCTCCTGGCCGGGCAACCTGCGTCAACTCGACAACATCGTCCGCCGCGCCTACACGCTGGCCATGGTGGAGCACGGCGTCGCGGGCGGCGAACTGGTGCTCCACGAGAAGCACGTCGCCCGGGCGTTGGACTACGAGCAGGCGCCCGGGAGCAAGCCCCTGCCGGAGGCCCTGCGCGCCGCCGCCCAGGCCTTCGTGGCCGAGGCCCGACGCCGCAACGCGCCACTGGACCTGGACCTGGCGGACGCGTTCCGCGGCCTGGTGCTGGGCATGGCCATCCGCCAGGTGGGCCGCGACGACGGCTTCAAGCTGCTCGGACGCGAGAGCCTGGTGAAGAACCGCAACCACCACAAGGCGCTCAAGCGGGAGCTGGAGAAGGTGGAGGCCCTCTACAAGGCCCTGGGCGAGGACGCCTCGCCTTTCGCGGACCTGTTGTCGGAGGACGAGGCTGCCTGAGACTGGAGGGAGGATGACCCTGGGTACAATCCTCACCCGGTGGGTGGCCTGCTAGCTTGAAGGGTCCACGACGTCGGGGGGTGGACCGTGAAGCTCATCGCGAACAGCGCCATCGTGACAGGAGGCGCGCAGGGAATTGGCCTGGCCATCGCCGCGCGCCTGATGCGCGAGGGCACCAGCGTGCTCGTCTTCGGGAGGACGGAGTCGAAGGTGCTCGCGGCGGCCGAACGCCTCACCCGCGAGGCAGAGGGGCGCGCCCGCGCGGTCGCCTGTGCGGGCGACGTCTGTCGCGCGGAGGACGTGGCCCGGGCGCTCGACGTCGCCACGGCCGAACTGGGGCTGCCGGGCATCCTGGTGAACAACGCGGGCACCATCGGCCTGTCGCTCCTCGTGGACCTGCCCGAGGAGGAGCTCGACCGCATGTTCCAGGTCAACGTGAAGGGGCCCTTCCTCTTCATGAAGGCCTTCTCTCGCGCGCTCATCGCCGCGAAGAAGACAGGCGTGGTGGTGAACGTGACGTCGCTCTTCCAGGAGGTGGTGACGGAGGGCATGGGCCACTACGCCGCCTCGAAGGCCGGGCTGTGGAACCTGTCACGCGCCGCGGCGCTGGAGCTGGGCCGCCACGGCATCCGCGTCAACGTGGTGGCGCCGGGCGCCACCCTCACGCCGCTGGCGGCCGACTTCATCGAGGAGCCGACGATGAGCCGCGAGCTGCGCGCGCGCACGCCCCTGGGCAGGCCCCACGGGACGCCGGACGACGTGGCGCGCGTGGTCGCCTTCCTCTGCGCGGAGGAGTCCTCCTGGATGACCGGGGAGAGCCTCACCGTGGACGGCGGCAACCACCTGCGGGGCATGCACAGCTACTGGGACACGCTGAACCCGCCCCGGTAGCCGCCCGCGGGCGCGCCCATGCCCGTCGCGCCCCGGGCCAGCTCGTCGCACACCAGGGAGTGGAGGCGGAAGGCCATGCGCGCCTCCTGCACGATTTCGAGCGCCTCGTCCTCCTCCAGCTCCAGCCCGTCGATGCGCGAGTGCAGCCGCACCTGGAACGCCGTCAGCTCCGGGGCGGTGTACGCGCCGTGGAAGCGCGTGCCCTGGTCCTCGCCCAGCTCGAAGGCGCTCGCCACGACGCGCGCGCGCTCGGGCGCGTGGATGAGGTCCAGCACGCACCGCGCATACGCATGCGCCACGAGCAGATGCGGAGCGTCCTCCGCCACCTCGCGCAGCCGCTCGGCGTGCAGCCGCGTCTCCACGCACGCGAAGCCCTCCGCGCGAGGCTCGCCGGAGAAGTAGCGCAGGTCCTCCTCCAGCGCGGCGGCCCGGCGCAGCTCCGGCATCAGCAACACGGGCGTCAGCGCCCCGCGCGCCACCCGGGGCAGCACGCCCTCGAAGGCCGAGTAGAGCGCGTGCAGCTGGCGCAGGTAGCCGACGTAGTGCTGGGCCCGGACGTACTGGCCGTAGACGCCATCCCACGACCCGGTGAAGAGCGACTGGAGGAACAGGGAGCGCTCGGCCTGCTCGCGCGCTCGCGCCGTGCCCTCGGCCAGCAGCACGGACAGGGGCGCTGGCCGGGCGACCTCCGCCGCTCGCGCTTCACTCTCGCTCTGCCGTCGCACGCGCGCGGACTGCTCCGTCCGCGGCAGCCGCAGGGAGCCCGTGGCGCTCACTGCTTCCACCCGCCCAGCGTCGGCGCATGCAGCGCGGCGGCCGGCTCCGACTCCTCGCGACCGCCGCCCTCCGAGTCCGCGAGGTTGTGCAGCGCCTCCGCCAACGTCAGGCCGATGGCCCTCAACACCTCCTCCTCCACCCGGAGCGTCACGGGCCCCATCGCCAGGTGGATGTGCCCACAGGTGCACCGCGTCACCTCGGCGCAAGGCCCCCTCGCCAGCACCGTCTTGCCGCATCCCTGACCGAGCATCGCGTCACTCCTTGATTTTGATTTTGATTATCGAAATCAAATGAATGATGCCGGAAGGGCCCCTGGGAGTCAATTCCCGGATTCCATGTGGGGAGTGGGAGGCGCTCTGGGGCGCGGGCCCGGGTGGGGCCTCGCGTGGGGGGGGCCTACGGCGACGGGGTGGGGTCGTCGCGCGTGGGCGGTGTGAGGGTGGGGGCCGCTTCGGTGGGCGACGGGGCGTCGTCGATGGGGGTGGGCGCGGCCTCTGTCGGGGCGAGGGCTTCGCCGCGGACGCCCGAGGGCGCGGGCGGCGTCACCGTTGTGTCCGGAGCGACGGTGGGGACTGTGTCGGTCGGGGCGGTGGGCTCCGCGTCCAGGTCGAAGTCACCGGGCAGGGGCGGGGCGGGGAGGTCGTCGCCTCCGGCGGGGATGGGCACGCGGTTCGCGTCGCGCAGGCCCGCGAGGACGCTGGCGCCGCTGGGGGCCACCCTGAGCTCCGCGTAGCGCGCGCGGGCGAAGCGGTGGCCTTGGCCTTCCTGGAAGAAGAACGACTCCGCGCCCAGCCGGGCCCAGCCTCCGCGCAGCCGGTAGCGCAGCTTGAATTCTCCGGGCGCCAGCGGCGTGTCTGGCGAGTCGATGCGCACGAACTGGCCCACGCCGTGCTCATCCAGCTTCAGCACCAGGTTGCCGTCGCGAGAAGGGGACGTGTCGGGCGCCCTGATGTCGACCCAGCCCCGCTCGCGGGTGATGGCGTAGTCGAGGCGCATGTAGTCGCCCTGAATGAGCGAGCGCGGGTCGACGGGGGCCAGCTCCAGCAGCACCAGCTGCCCCGTGGCGAGAACGCGCTCCTTCTGGACGACGAGCGCGAGCGTGGAGGCGAGGACGAGCGCCAGGCCTCCGAAGATGACGTGGGTGCGCATCACCGCGCCTCCGTGGTCGACATGCCGGGGAGGCCGCGGCGGATGAAGAGCTGGTGGAGTCCCAGGAAGACGAGCCCGCTGCCGACGAGCGCGAGCGCCTTGGCCAGCAAGGTGAGGGACAGGTCGTAGTAGTAGAGGCTCCCCGCCACGAGCAGGAAGGCCACCGCGACCCCGAGCATGAGGTTGCTGCGCCGGTGGAAGCCCAGGATGAGCAGGCCCGTGGCCGCGACGACGGCGGGCATGTCGAGCGTGAGGAGGGCCAGCAGCGTGAGCGCGGCGAAGATGGCGGCGCCCTCGACGCCGGAGGGCTCCAGGCCCTGGGCCTTCATCGCCTTCCAGGCGGTGAAGAGGGTCAGCGCCGTCAGGCACAAGGTGTAGAGGACGGCTGGCGCGTCGGGCAGCTCGAGGACCGTGAGCCAGGCCCCGGACCAGAGCCTCAGGGTCAGGTGGAGGGGGAGGCAGACGGTCAGGGCGAAGACCACGGGGGAGACCAGGTGCGTGTGCCGGCCGTCGCCCATGTGAGGCTGGCCCAGGTACAGGACATGGAGGAGGACCGCCTCCGCTATCGCCGCCAGGGTCATGCCCGGTCCACCCACCAGTTGGTAGAGCAGGACCTGCAGGGCGGTGGCCACCATCACCGTCATCAGGAAGCGCATGATGGTGTCGGGGAAGAGCACCAGGAGCACCGTGCCCACGACGACCGCCGAGCCGGCGGCGACCTCCAGCTCTCGCGGCCCCGCCGCCGCGATGCCTCCGATGAGCATCACCACGCCCGCCAGGCACACGGCCATGGTGAGCTGCTCGAGGAACACCCCAGAGGTGAAGGCGCGGAGCGCGGTGGCGCCGATGCAGAACACGAGCCCGATGCCCATCATGGCCCCTTCGTTGTCCACGATGCCGATGCAGGTGAACAGGCCGACGAGGAAGAGGGCCGCGACCCACGCGCCCAGGCCCGCGAGGGCCTTCACGAACCAGGGTGTGGC from Myxococcus stipitatus encodes the following:
- a CDS encoding TfuA-like protein — its product is MRAFVFAGPTLRAEDRVLLPGVEFLPPAQQGDVYRAARERPAAIGIIDGFFEHVPAVWHKEILWALSEGIHVFGASSMGALRAAELASFGMEGVGAIYQAFHRGDLEDDDEVAVAHAGAEDGWRPLSEAMVNLRATLAAARDAGVVGEGTRAALERVAKGLFYVDRSWPKVLALGASAGAPAPELESLGAWLPTGRVDVKRADARALLETMRIRLAEGLAPKQTRFSFQHTDAWEEARRRADRVPLRGDPGHTLEGLPPEALLDELRLRGRMPEARRASMARALAVEEARRVGREPDAEELRATEDALRHQHQLSASDFEQWKQAQHVDDLSRLLRDESHVRWVETLFAPDVLRHLADHLRLTGEYAELVRRARDKEQVLAAVGLSAPRLEDAGITEPALWAWYFEEHHGRLVPSDLDRAALDHGFSGLDAMRRAALRELTYVLTQAGQRP
- a CDS encoding class I SAM-dependent methyltransferase, which translates into the protein MEKRTDWYEHPAYYEAIFGTDTVREVDFLEALSARHGTGGSLWLEPACGAGRLVAEAAKRGKRVVGYDISEAMLAHAKKRLTPAQRRRVTLAQSRMEAFFEPSLEGSVDVAHNLVSTFRYLDSEAAALAHLEGTRRLLKPEGLYVLGFHLTDYARTSPEHERWVGRVGKDSVVCNTHEGLPERRARRSPMRNRLRVSGPGKDWLIETTWYFRTYSAPQAQKLFRAAGLDVVATYDFDYDLESPVPRNSLRLDRVFVLRPSAGGRAKASARRGATARARKSTRTKKA
- a CDS encoding YcaO-like family protein, which translates into the protein MRAAPTDIPGGGTGSATRKHFREGTHRCVSPAQTLERVRPLMPVMGITRVANVTGLDTVGIPVVMVTRPNSRSLAVSQGKGLTLEAAKASGLMESVEGYHAEHVTLPLRLATYNELRYRAPAVDVAGLPRLSVSLFHPNWRMLWVEGMDLMGAGPLWLPFDLVHTDFSLPLPTGSGAFLMSSNGLASGNHVLEATLHGLCEVVERDSTALWFARGPREQAATRLDLGSVDDAACRSVLETYARAGVSVGVWETTTDVGVPAFTCSIVDTEPEPLRPVAVASGMGCHPSREVALLRALTEAAQSRLTRISGARDDLHRKAYEQAREGVVAERLRARLREEPPARCFRGAPTHDGDTLEDDLGWVLSRLREAGLGQVVAVDLTKPELGIPVVRVVVPGLESTHEAPGYLPGPRARRVLQEQAT